A region from the Salvelinus fontinalis isolate EN_2023a chromosome 23, ASM2944872v1, whole genome shotgun sequence genome encodes:
- the LOC129821247 gene encoding heterogeneous nuclear ribonucleoprotein A3-like, protein MEGHEAREPEQLRKLFIGGLSFETTEESLRIHFEQWGNLTDSVVMRDPNNKRSRGFGFVTYSCVEEVDACMAARPHKVDGRVVEPKRAVSREDSNRPGAHLTVKKIFVGGIKEDTREDHIREYFETYGRIETIDIMEERATGKKRGFCFVSFDDNDTVDKIVAQKYHTINSHNCEVRKALPKQEMEASNQRNRGGGSGNFMGRGGNSGGGNFGQGGYGGGRGGDGYNGYGGEGGNYSGGPGYRGGRGGGYGGGSPGYGNQGGGFGGGYDNYNDRGNFRGNFGGGRGGNYNEFGNYGGPQSSYGPMKGNNFGGRNSGGGPYGGGYGSGGGSGHGYGSQRY, encoded by the exons ATGGAG GGTCATGAAGCTAGGGAGCCTGAACAGCTCAGGAAACTGTTCATTGGGGGCCTAAGTTTTGAAACCACTGAGGAAAGTTTAAGGATCCATTTTGAACAATGGGGAAACCTCACAGACAGTGTG GTAATGCGGGACCCAAACAACAAGCGCTCGAGAGGGTTCGGCTTTGTAACATACTCCTGTGTGGAGGAGGTGGATGCCTGCATGGCAGCTCGCCCTCATAAGGTGGACGGACGTGTTGTTGAACCTAAAAGGGCTGTATCGAGAGAG GACTCTAATAGACCGGGTGCCCACCTGACGGTGAAGAAGATATTTGTTGGGGGGATCAAGGAGGACACACGGGAGGACCATATCAGGGAGTACTTTGAGACCTATGGGAGGATTGAGACCATTGACATTATGGAGGAACGCGCAACTGGGAAAAAGAGGGGTTTCTGCTTTGTCTCATTTGATGACAATGACACTGTGGATAAAATTGTTG CTCAGAAATACCACACAATAAACAGCCACAACTGCGAAGTCAGAAAAGCACTCCCAAAACAGGAAATGGAGGCGTCCAATCAGAGGA ATAGGGGTGGTGGCTCTGGAAACTTCATGGGCAGAGGTGGTAACTCTGGTGGTGGCAACTTTGGGCAAG GAGGCTACGGTGGCGGAAGAGGAGGGGATGGATACAATGGATACGGTGGAGAGG GTGGAAACTACAGTGGGGGACCTGGCTACAGAGGTGGACGTGGTGGCGGGTATGGGGGAGGAAGTCCTGGGTATGGAAACCAGGGAGGAGGCTTTGGAGGAGGATATGATAACTACAACGACAGAGGCAACTTTAGAG GGAACTTTGGTGGTGGAAGGGGTGGAAATTACAATGAGTTTGGCAACTACGGAGGACCGCAATCTAGCTATGGTCCCATGAAAGGAAACAACTTTGGTGGCAGAAACTCTGGTGGTGGCCCCTATGGAG GTGGCTACGGCTCAGGCGGTGGAAGTGGGCATGGCTACGGCTCACAGCGATATTGA